Proteins encoded by one window of Desulfovibrio ferrophilus:
- a CDS encoding response regulator: MFLSNNESNSRKTLIALFVVALLAGFGVFYLFRSVAVRHAEGLQAEMHLRLRQNVSLAANITAPIREDLNKGRIPLAAAREKARNLVASMIFEGFEDLGDIFMVDFTGTVIAHPLRLDLVGTNLWDHQDGKGLYVVRESVRLARERDSGFLTYQFRRSDGEPFEEKLAYIQNLPGLDSYLGAGLWMGQIQRTQERFTRIAGAMAFLVFGLGMIPVGIAMRGSIQRQRLLNVEMSERALAQSLFKSSESRLRAVFEAADDVAFVLADMEGAMGRIVELSPGAVKMFGYHRSESLGRDLSMLFTRSEARTLAEGMESIRLGHGLPGRERVMVRRVGESFPALCSVHPVADGDGKVTGVLVACVDITARKHSESITYLMYRIANLVGVTRDLGHLYQSIHGIIKDALGANNFFIGLMDENNDRLVFPYFEDEVDGGIFEIPQVSTTDSPSLAVHVMRTGQPLIITKEQKLNGLYGIKPLGSLSEIWLGVPLRIKGRVIGVMGIQDYHDQDAFSSDDVDLMLAISHQVAMAIERKTSDEALLEARLAAETASQSKSEFLANMSHEIRTPLNGILGMAELTLASDLDGEQRDNLEMLRDSGQALLRVLNDILDISKIEAGKLELMQEEFSLSELVASVDQIFSVQVRRKGIQLEWFVDSELPDQLVGDSGRLRQVLVNLVGNAVKFTDQGRVTVRVEQGSIVFGNGAMVPDAPLTCRFLVKDTGCGIPSDQLDKVFDSFTQVDGSMTRRYQGTGLGLAISRRLAEMMGGGIKASSVPDNGSSFEFTAVVHVGQGKDDLVMAGPAASAKSLRVLLAEDNKVNRLFAQRVLENGGHTVQAVETGQKAIACLAESRFDVVLMDIQMPGMDGMEATRRIRDGEAGEDNRDIPIVAMTAHAMKGDRERFLGAGMSNYISKPVKPEHIDAVLGSLSVGPHDD, translated from the coding sequence ATGTTTTTGAGTAACAATGAATCCAACTCCCGCAAGACGCTTATTGCTCTGTTCGTCGTTGCTCTGCTGGCCGGATTTGGTGTCTTTTATCTGTTCCGTTCCGTCGCTGTGCGCCATGCCGAGGGCCTTCAAGCCGAGATGCATCTTCGTCTGCGTCAGAACGTGAGTCTTGCTGCCAATATTACAGCGCCGATCCGAGAGGATTTGAATAAAGGGAGAATTCCCCTGGCTGCCGCACGTGAGAAGGCCAGAAATCTTGTGGCCAGTATGATTTTTGAAGGCTTCGAAGATCTTGGCGATATTTTCATGGTGGATTTCACAGGGACTGTGATTGCTCACCCGCTACGGCTTGACTTGGTGGGGACCAACCTGTGGGACCACCAGGACGGTAAGGGATTGTATGTGGTGAGGGAATCCGTTCGCCTGGCCCGTGAGCGCGACAGCGGTTTCCTGACGTATCAATTCCGGCGGTCGGATGGCGAGCCCTTCGAGGAAAAGCTGGCCTACATTCAAAATTTACCAGGACTCGATAGCTATTTGGGCGCAGGACTCTGGATGGGGCAGATACAGCGGACCCAAGAACGTTTTACGCGCATTGCCGGTGCAATGGCATTTCTGGTCTTTGGCCTAGGCATGATTCCAGTGGGCATTGCCATGCGTGGAAGCATTCAGCGTCAGCGGCTTCTGAATGTTGAAATGAGCGAGAGAGCCTTGGCTCAGTCCCTGTTCAAATCCAGTGAGTCTCGCCTGAGAGCGGTCTTTGAAGCTGCGGATGATGTGGCATTCGTGCTTGCTGACATGGAAGGGGCCATGGGGCGGATTGTGGAGCTTAGTCCTGGAGCCGTGAAAATGTTCGGCTATCACAGGAGTGAATCGCTGGGCCGTGACCTCTCGATGTTGTTCACCCGCTCGGAGGCCAGAACCTTGGCTGAGGGCATGGAGAGCATCAGGTTGGGGCATGGATTGCCAGGGCGGGAACGAGTCATGGTTCGCCGTGTGGGTGAAAGCTTTCCGGCCTTGTGCAGTGTGCACCCTGTTGCTGATGGTGACGGCAAGGTCACGGGCGTTCTGGTGGCCTGCGTCGATATCACCGCGCGTAAGCACTCCGAAAGCATTACCTATCTCATGTATCGTATCGCCAACCTGGTGGGTGTTACCCGCGATTTGGGGCATTTGTACCAGAGCATTCATGGCATCATCAAAGACGCTCTGGGAGCCAATAATTTTTTCATTGGCTTGATGGATGAAAACAATGACCGCCTGGTGTTTCCTTATTTTGAAGATGAGGTGGACGGAGGCATTTTTGAAATCCCACAGGTCAGCACGACGGATTCTCCGAGTCTGGCCGTGCATGTCATGCGCACAGGCCAGCCCCTGATCATCACCAAGGAGCAAAAGCTCAATGGCCTGTATGGGATCAAGCCTCTCGGGTCTCTGTCTGAGATTTGGCTGGGGGTGCCACTGCGAATCAAGGGCCGAGTTATCGGGGTTATGGGTATTCAGGACTATCATGATCAGGATGCCTTCAGTTCCGATGATGTGGATCTGATGCTTGCCATTTCACATCAGGTCGCCATGGCCATTGAGCGCAAGACCAGTGATGAGGCTTTGCTTGAGGCCCGATTGGCTGCGGAAACGGCCTCGCAGAGCAAGAGTGAATTTTTGGCGAACATGAGTCACGAAATTCGTACCCCCTTGAATGGCATCCTAGGGATGGCGGAGTTGACCCTGGCTTCCGATTTGGATGGGGAGCAGCGTGATAATCTTGAGATGCTTCGGGATTCCGGGCAGGCACTGCTCAGGGTTCTCAACGATATTCTGGATATTTCAAAAATCGAAGCGGGCAAGTTGGAACTCATGCAGGAAGAATTCAGCCTGAGCGAGCTTGTGGCTTCGGTGGATCAGATTTTTTCCGTACAGGTCCGCCGCAAGGGGATTCAGCTGGAGTGGTTTGTCGATTCCGAACTTCCCGATCAGTTGGTTGGTGATTCCGGGCGTTTACGACAGGTGCTCGTCAACCTCGTGGGCAACGCCGTGAAGTTTACGGACCAGGGCCGCGTTACCGTCCGGGTGGAGCAGGGCTCCATCGTTTTCGGAAATGGGGCAATGGTGCCGGATGCCCCTCTGACTTGTCGTTTCCTGGTCAAGGATACGGGTTGCGGCATTCCCTCTGACCAGTTGGATAAGGTCTTTGATAGTTTTACTCAGGTCGATGGCTCCATGACACGGCGTTATCAGGGAACCGGGCTTGGACTGGCTATTTCGCGCAGGCTGGCGGAGATGATGGGCGGGGGTATTAAGGCCAGCAGTGTGCCCGATAATGGTTCCAGTTTTGAGTTTACGGCCGTGGTTCATGTCGGCCAGGGCAAGGATGATTTGGTCATGGCTGGGCCTGCTGCTTCTGCGAAGTCGCTTCGGGTGTTGCTGGCCGAAGACAACAAGGTCAACCGCCTGTTTGCACAGCGCGTTCTTGAGAATGGTGGGCATACGGTTCAGGCTGTGGAAACCGGTCAAAAGGCCATTGCATGTCTTGCTGAATCCAGGTTCGATGTTGTGTTGATGGATATTCAAATGCCGGGCATGGATGGTATGGAAGCCACGCGTCGTATTCGTGATGGCGAAGCGGGTGAGGATAACCGCGATATCCCCATTGTTGCCATGACCGCTCACGCCATGAAGGGAGATCGTGAGCGATTTCTCGGGGCGGGAATGAGCAATTATATCTCCAAACCCGTGAAGCCGGAGCACATCGATGCCGTCCTGGGCTCGTTATCTGTTGGACCCCATGACGATTGA
- a CDS encoding chemotaxis protein CheW codes for MVDNQMQERTQYLSFVLDSELYALDIAKVREVLEFQRVTRIPNAPAFMSGVINLRGHAVPVVDLRLKFDMEATVRTVDTCVIIVVVVMDGEEVVLGALADSVREVVELTDDEVKSAPKLGTGINAEFIQGMARQDDRFMMILEIDRVFSASELAIVQAKGGMSGDDPEA; via the coding sequence ATGGTCGATAATCAAATGCAGGAGCGAACGCAGTATTTGAGTTTCGTTCTTGATAGTGAATTGTATGCGTTGGACATTGCCAAGGTCCGGGAAGTTCTTGAATTTCAGAGAGTGACCCGCATTCCCAACGCTCCTGCCTTCATGAGTGGGGTGATCAACCTGCGGGGCCACGCCGTCCCTGTGGTGGACCTGCGGCTCAAGTTCGATATGGAAGCCACGGTGCGCACGGTGGACACCTGTGTGATCATCGTTGTTGTCGTCATGGATGGAGAGGAAGTGGTGTTGGGAGCACTGGCGGATTCGGTGCGCGAAGTGGTCGAATTGACGGATGATGAAGTCAAGTCGGCACCGAAGTTGGGCACCGGCATCAACGCCGAGTTTATTCAGGGCATGGCCCGTCAGGATGATCGCTTCATGATGATTCTGGAGATTGATCGCGTGTTTTCGGCCAGCGAATTGGCCATTGTTCAGGCCAAGGGCGGGATGTCTGGGGATGATCCCGAGGCCTGA
- a CDS encoding 4Fe-4S binding protein — translation MMKLSALLEKLPARRSTVAFIKEAERIPGYSWLEKLHGYIYGRWTYFYISVGIGRHPMQKLFEPLANLATKIYPTYPHPDKDSDTVSWADSYHGKAMPLEEIKQLISIKRDIEIPDLERIIPYKKARSIILKNPERIVLLKCPCRSAQENPCEPLDVCLIVGEPFASFMLEHHADKARLIDQDEAVRILEEEDKRGHVHHAFFKEAILERFYAICNCCDCCCGAMQAQRNGIPMLCSSGYVAVIDEELCKGCGVCAQKCQFHALTTKDGLTRLDPAQCMGCGICVNACPTDALALERDPSRGEPLEIVKLLKKAEQTTH, via the coding sequence ATGATGAAACTGTCAGCTCTTCTCGAAAAACTCCCGGCTCGACGCTCCACCGTCGCTTTCATCAAAGAAGCCGAACGTATCCCCGGATACTCCTGGCTGGAAAAACTGCACGGCTACATCTATGGTCGCTGGACCTATTTCTACATCTCGGTGGGAATTGGCCGGCACCCCATGCAGAAGCTGTTCGAGCCACTGGCCAACTTGGCGACCAAAATCTATCCCACCTATCCACATCCAGACAAGGATTCAGACACAGTCTCCTGGGCCGACTCCTATCATGGCAAGGCCATGCCCCTGGAAGAAATCAAACAGCTCATCAGCATCAAGCGGGACATCGAAATCCCAGACCTGGAGCGGATCATCCCTTACAAGAAAGCCCGCTCCATCATTCTCAAGAACCCGGAACGGATCGTACTTCTGAAATGCCCATGCAGAAGCGCACAGGAAAACCCCTGCGAACCGCTGGACGTCTGTCTCATTGTAGGCGAGCCCTTTGCCAGCTTCATGCTTGAGCACCATGCCGACAAGGCTCGCTTGATTGATCAGGATGAGGCCGTGCGAATTCTGGAAGAAGAAGACAAGCGCGGACATGTGCACCACGCCTTTTTCAAGGAAGCCATTCTGGAGAGGTTCTACGCCATCTGCAATTGCTGCGACTGTTGCTGCGGCGCTATGCAGGCTCAACGCAACGGCATCCCAATGCTCTGTTCTTCGGGGTATGTCGCCGTGATAGACGAAGAACTCTGCAAGGGGTGTGGCGTCTGCGCCCAAAAGTGCCAATTCCACGCCCTGACAACCAAGGATGGCTTAACCCGCCTGGACCCGGCTCAATGCATGGGCTGTGGCATCTGCGTCAATGCCTGCCCCACTGATGCCCTGGCCCTGGAGCGAGATCCGTCACGGGGAGAACCCCTGGAGATCGTGAAGCTGCTCAAGAAGGCCGAACAAACCACTCACTGA
- a CDS encoding MarR family winged helix-turn-helix transcriptional regulator, producing MGIQSNTPKYEALLALTKRLDNQDESAVATGLDILQTAAAMRMHLHEKFFRDQISEGRFTVLALLLTASDWSLTPSELASSAGVTRATMTGLLDGLEQKEFVERRADKHDRRKITVHLKRIGREHLLQLAPEFFAALQDVGSALPEAKRKSLASLLARIREAAS from the coding sequence ATGGGAATACAATCCAACACACCGAAATACGAAGCACTTCTGGCCCTGACCAAACGCTTGGATAATCAGGATGAATCCGCCGTAGCCACCGGGCTGGATATCCTCCAGACTGCCGCAGCCATGCGCATGCATCTGCACGAAAAGTTCTTCCGTGATCAGATTTCCGAAGGGCGATTCACGGTGCTGGCCCTGTTGCTCACGGCATCGGACTGGAGCCTGACCCCGTCGGAATTGGCCAGCAGCGCTGGTGTGACCAGAGCCACCATGACTGGCCTGCTCGATGGGTTGGAGCAAAAAGAATTTGTAGAGCGCCGTGCCGACAAGCACGACCGCCGCAAAATCACCGTGCACCTCAAACGAATCGGGCGCGAACACCTACTGCAATTGGCCCCGGAATTCTTCGCAGCACTTCAGGACGTGGGTTCCGCTCTGCCCGAAGCCAAACGCAAATCCCTGGCCTCGCTATTGGCACGGATTCGTGAAGCAGCAAGTTGA